A part of Arachis hypogaea cultivar Tifrunner chromosome 12, arahy.Tifrunner.gnm2.J5K5, whole genome shotgun sequence genomic DNA contains:
- the LOC112726283 gene encoding ubiquitin-conjugating enzyme E2-23 kDa produces the protein MSSPSKRREMDLMKLMMSDYKVEMINDGMQEFYVHFNGPNESPYHGGVWKVRVELPDAYPYKSPSIGFVNKIYHPNVDEMSGSVCLDVINQTWSPMFDLVNVFEVFLPQLLLYPNPSDPLNGEAAALMMRDRASYDQRVKEYCEKYAKAEDIGDATEDKSSDDEELTEDEYDSSDEQVAGKADP, from the exons atgTCCTCCCCAAGCAAGCGGCGAGAGATGGACCTTATGAAACT gaTGATGAGTGATTACAAGGTGGAGAtgatcaatgatggaatgcaAGAGTTTTATGTCCATTTCAATGGACCTAATGAGA GTCCTTATCATGGAGGTGTTTGGAAAGTAAGAGTTGAGCTGCCAGATGCTTATCCTTATAAATCTCCTTCCATAGGCTTTGTTAATAAGATCTATCATCCAAATGTCGATGAGAT GTCAGGATCGGTTTGTCTAGATGTTATCAATCAAACCTGGAGCCCCATGTTTG ATCTTGTCAATGTGTTTGAGGTTTTTCTTCCACAACTTCTGTTATATCCGAATCCATCAGACCCCTTGAATGGAGAAGCTGCTGCTTTAATGATGCGTGATCGAGCTTCTTATGATCAAAGGGTTAAAG AATATTGTGAGAAGTATGCTAAGGCTGAAGACATAGGAGATGCAACAGAAGACAAGTCTAGTGATGATGAGGAACTAACTGAAGATGAATATGATTCAAGTGATGAACAAGTGGCTGGTAAGGCAGATCCATAG